From a single Solanum dulcamara chromosome 4, daSolDulc1.2, whole genome shotgun sequence genomic region:
- the LOC129886331 gene encoding mediator of RNA polymerase II transcription subunit 14 isoform X1, which produces MGELGQQTVDFSALVSRAAEESYVTLKELVEKCKSSNLSDSEKKIGILKYVVKTQQRMLRLNVLSKWCQQVPLIQYSQQLASTLSSHDTCFTQAADSLFFMHEGLQQARAPIYDVPSAVEVLLTGSYERLPKCIEDVGSQSTLNDDQQKPALKKLDALVRSKLLEVSLPKDITEVKVSDGTVLLRVDGEFKVLVTLGYRGHLSMWRILHMELLVGERSGPKKLDDFRRHALGDDLERRMAAADHPFMTLYSILHELCVALVMDTVIRQVQTLRQGRWKDAIRFELITDGSTGQGGSAGSSQTSQDGESDSASLRTPGLKILYWLDLDKNSGTSEIGTCPFIKIEPGPDLRIKCLHSTFVIDPLTGKEAEFSLDQSCIDIEKLLLRVICCNRYTRLLEIFKELEKNGQICRVPGDVQLQCHVEEMLADSRKKDKKFDSREYQGQEVLRVRAFGSSFFTLAINIRNGRFILHSSKNVISSSVVVESEEALNQGSMSAAEAFISLRSKSILHLFACIGKFLGLEVFEHGSVAVKVPKSISFGTNLLLMGFPECGSSYFLLMELDKDFKPVFKLLESQSDSPAKAQSLADLSNVVRVKTIDIGRMQICEDELNLSLLNSKKLLSVLPSDGSSHQTSENSLLADFSLEGSIVASTVQSTFCSIVDEVFELEKGSSVPSFSGQIPPSTFSASPASHFGSGVSNYQSLKVGTLSPKWDRGTANYSNSMYKGVIQSGSVGSLAATQIGKKLSSSKSEQDLTSLQSPHSAGVGSYTSLDEDQLTVSANRSARLLSPPQRVSASSGKASGLRNSAGGTLPGGFRTSDSNSLVLSPGSQTIDSATCTKSEQDAASRYNILPRKRTLSDLLDSLPSLKSMQSNEGSYKRRKLVESSGTHLPKSLMLISSDISGKTEECSYGSLIAEANKGNAPSSIYVSSLLHVVRHCSLCIKHARLTSQMEALDIPYVEEVGLRSASSNLWFRVPFARDDTWQHICLRLGRPGSMYWDVKINDQHFQDLWELQRGSNSTPWDSGIRIANTSDADSHIRYDCEGVVLSYYSVNADSIKKLVADIQRLSNARTFAIGMRKLLGARADEKCEENNANSESKAPSALKGATDATDRISEQMRKQFRIEAVGLMSLWFSFGSGVLARFVVEWESGKEGCTMHVSPDQLWPHTKFLEDFINGAEVASLLDCIRLTAGPLHALAAATRPARAAPVSGVPGVAAPISSVAKQTGYVPSLPSNVSSSINQPAPGPGVNPVPATVGTLGTHSHPSAAMLAAAAAAAGRGGPGIVPSSLLPIDVSVVLRGPYWIRIIYRKKFAVDMRCFAGDQVWLQPATPPKGGPEVGGSLPCPQFRPFIMEHVAQELNGIDSSFTGSQQAVGLTNSNSLSAGSQLPAANTNRTNLSNSTGLARPANALTSFNRTANGLPAASVNAGMPLRRPSGTGVPAHVRGELNTAIIGLGDDGGYGGGWVPLVALKKVLRGILKYLGVLWLFAQLPDLLKEILGSILKDNEGALLNLDQEQPALRFFVGGYVFAVSVHRVQLLLQVISVKRFHQSQQQQQQNPGNAQEELTQSEIGEICDYFSRRVASEPYDASRVASFITLLTLPISVLREFLKLIAWKKGLSQVQGGDMVPTQKSRIELCLENHAGYSIVGSSENSSASKSNIHYDRAHNSVDFALTVVLDHAHIPHINAAGGAAWLPYCVSVRLKYAFGENPNVLFLGMEGSHGGRACWLRVDDWERCKQRVARTVEVNGNSAGDANQGRLRVVADSVQRTLHAYLQGLRDGGGVAAGIGS; this is translated from the exons ATGGGGGAATTAGGGCAGCAGACGGTGGATTTCTCGGCACTGGTAAGCCGAGCAGCTGAGGAGTCGTATGTTACGTTGAAGGAGTTGGTGGAGAAGTGCAAGTCATCTAATCTATCCGATTCTGAGAAGAAAATTGGGATTCTTAAATACGTAGTTAAGACTCAGCAACGAATGCTCCGTCTCAATGTCCTCTCCAAGTGGTGCCAGCAG GTCCCCTTGATACAATACAGTCAGCAACTTGCATCAACTTTATCTAGTCATGATACATGTTTCACCCAAGCTGCCGACTCGTTGTTTTTTATGCATGAAGGACTACAACAAGCTCGTGCTCCCATCTATGATGTTCCTTCAGCTGTTGAAGTTCTTCTTACTGGAAGTTATGAGCGTTTGCCAAAATGTATTGAAGATGTAGGCTCGCAGAGCACATTAAATGACGACCAGCAAAAACCAGCATTAAAGAAATTAGACGCACTGGTTAGGTCGAAACTCCTTGAAGTTTCGCTTCCTAAGGACATTACTGAAGTCAAAGTTTCTGATGGTACTGTTCTGCTTCGTGTGGATGGAGAATTTAAGGTTCTAGTTACCCTTGGTTACCGAGGACACTTGTCAATGTGGAGGATATTGCATATGGAGCTCCTTGTTGGTGAGAGAAGTGGCCCTAAGAAGCTGGATGACTTTCGGCGGCATGCTCTTGGTGATGATTTAGAACGCAGAATGGCTGCTGCAGACCATCCATTTATGACCTTATACTCCATCTTGCATGAGCTTTGTGTGGCACTTGTTATGGACACAGTCATAAGGCAAGTGCAAACACTTCGTCAGGGCAGGTGGAAAGATGCTATCCGTTTTGAGCTCATAACTGATGGTAGTACTGGACAGGGTGGTAGTGCTGGCTCCTCACAAACATCACAAGATGGGGAGTCTGACTCTGCCAGTTTGCGTACTCCTGGGCTGAAGATTTTGTATTGGTTGGATTTGGATAAGAACTCTGGAACATCCGAAATTGGAACATGCCCATTTATAAAAATTGAACCTGGACCGGATCTGCGAATTAAGTGTCTTCATAGCACATTTGTTATTGATCCTCTGACAGGAAAAGAAGCAGAATTTTCCCTTGACCAGAGTTGTATTGACATTGAGAAGTTGCTGCTAAGGGTGATATGCTGCAATCGCTATACTCGTTTGCTAGAGATTTTTAAAGAACTTGAGAAAAATGGTCAGATCTGTAGAGTTCCCGGCGATGTTCAGCTTCAATGCCATGTAGAAGAAATGCTTGCCGATTCTCGAAAG AAGGATAAAAAGTTTGACAGCAGGGAATATCAAGGCCAGGAAGTCCTGCGTGTACGTGCCTTCGGCTCATCGTTTTTCACCCTTGCAATAAACATAAG GAATGGACGCTTCATTCTTCACTCATCCAAGAATGTTATATCATCATCAGTAGTTGTTGAGTCTGAAGAGGCCCTAAACCAGGGAAGTATGTCAGCTGCTGAGGCTTTTATTAGCTTGAGAAGCAAAAGCATTTTACATTTGTTTGCGTGCATTGGAAAGTTCTTAGGCCTTGAG GTCTTTGAACATGGGTCTGTGGCAGTTAAGGTGCCAAAGAGCATTTCTTTTGGTACGAATTTGTTGCTTATGGGTTTTCCAGAATGTGGAAGCTCATACTTTTTGCTGATGGAACTTGACAAAGATTTCAAACCTGTGTTCAAATTGCTAGAAAGTCAGTCAGATTCTCCAGCAAAAGCTCAATCTCTTGCTGATCTGAGTAACGTGGTTCGTGTAAAAACTATTGACATTGGTAGGATGCAGATATGTGAGGACGAGCTCAATTTGAGTCTTCTCAACAGCAAGAAACTGCTGTCAGTTTTACCTAGTGATGGCAGCAGTCACCAAACATCTGAAAATAGTCTTCTTGCCGACTTCAGCTTGGAAGGCTCTATAGTTGCTTCCACTGTGCAATCAACATTTTGTTCTATTGTTGATGAAGTATTCGAACTTGAGAAAGGGTCCTCTGTCCCTTCTTTCTCTGGTCAAATTCCTCCATCAACATTCAGTGCTTCTCCTGCATCTCATTTTGGCTCTGGTGTTTCTAATTATCAGAGTCTTAAAGTTGGAACACTGTCACCTAAGTGGGATCGAGGAACAGCAAACTACAGTAACTCCATGTACAAGGGCGTCATACAATCAGGTTCAGTTGGTTCATTAGCTGCGACTCAAATTGGGAAAAAGTTGTCATCTTCGAAGTCTGAGCAAGATTTGACTTCTCTCCAATCACCTCACTCTGCAGGAGTTGGATCTTATACATCGTTGGATGAAGACCAGCTGACTGTATCTGCAAATCGGTCAGCTCGGCTCCTATCTCCACCACAGCGAGTCTCTGCATCAAGTGGAAAAGCTAGTGGCCTTAGAAACTCTGCTGGGGGAACTCTACCAGGTGGTTTCAGGACTTCTGACTCTAACTCATTGGTTTTAAGTCCCGGAT CCCAAACAATAGATTCAGCAACATGTACAAAGTCAGAGCAAGATGCAGCTTCCAGATATAACATTTTGCCCAGGAAGCGTACATTGTCAGATTTGTTGGATTCACTTCCATCACTTAAATCAATGCAGTCCAATGAAGGATCATATAAGCGAAGAAAACTTGTGGAGTCTTCTGGCACCCATCTACCTAAGTCACTGATGCTTATTTCTTCAGATATTTCTGGTAAAACTGAAGAGTGTAGCTATGGAAGTCTTATAGCTGAAGCTAATAAAGGGAATGCACCTTCTAGTATATATGTTTCTTCCCTTCTTCATGTAGTCAGGCATTGCTCACTATGTATCAAACATGCCCGGCTTACTAGTCAGATGGAGGCACTTGACATCCCATATGTTGAAGAAGTGGGTCTTAGAAGTGCATCCTCGAACTTATGGTTCCGAGTTCCATTTGCCAGAGATGACACCTGGCAACATATATGCCTGAGGCTAGGTAGACCTGGAAGTATGTACTGGGATGTGAAAATTAATGACCAGCACTTCCAGGATTTGTGGGAGCTTCAGAGAGGAAGCAATAGTACTCCATGGGATTCTGGCATTCGGATTGCCAATACATCTGATGCAGATTCTCATATTCGTTATGATTGTGAAGGTGTTGTTTTGAGCTATTATTCGGTTAATGCTGATAGTATAAAGAAGTTAGTGGCTGATATCCAAAGACTATCTAATGCTCGAACATTTGCAATTGGAATGCGAAAGTTGCTTGGTGCTAGGGCTGATGAGAAGTGTGAAGAAAATAATGCTAATTCTGAAAGTAAAGCACCATCTGCACTTAAAGGCGCTACTGATGCAACTGATAGAATTTCCGAACAGATGAGAAAGCAATTCAGAATTGAGGCAGTAGGACTGATGAGTCTCTGGTTCAGTTTCGGTTCTGGGGTGCTTGCTCGCTTCGTGGTTGAATGGGAATCTGGTAAAGAGGGCTGCACAATGCATGTTTCACCTGATCAACTTTGGCCACATACAAAG TTTCTTGAAGATTTCATCAATGGTGCTGAAGTTGCATCCCTTTTGGACTGCATCCGTCTCACTGCAGGACCTTTGCATGCACTTGCTGCGGCAACGCGGCCGGCACGAGCAGCTCCTGTTTCTGGTGTTCCTGGTGTTGCAGCGCCTATTTCTTCTGTTGCAAAGCAGACTGGTTATGTTCCATCTTTACCAAGCAATGTAAGCTCTAGCATAAATCAACCTGCACCCGGACCTGGAGTTAATCCTGTTCCAGCTACTGTGGGTACACTTGGCACACACAGCCATCCTAGTGCTGCAATGTTGGCAGCTGCAGCTGCAGCTGCTGGAAGAGGTGGTCCTGGCATTGTTCCGAGTTCACTGCTGCCAATAGATGTTTCTGTGGTACTTCGTGGTCCTTACTGGATTCGCATCATTTATCGAAAAAAATTTGCTGTTGACATGAGGTGCTTTGCTGGAGATCAGGTTTGGTTGCAACCAGCAACACCACCTAAAGGGGGGCCAGAAGTTGGAGGATCTCTGCCATGTCCACAATTTCGACCTTTCATCATGGAACATGTTGCCCAGGAGCTGAATGGAATTGACTCTAGCTTTACTGGTTCTCAACAAGCAGTTGGATTGACTAACTCAAATAGTTTAAGTGCTGGTTCACAACTTCCAGCTGCAAATACAAACAGGACTAATCTCTCTAATTCTACTGGATTAGCTCGTCCAGCAAACGCTCTAACTAGTTTCAACCGTACTGCAAATGGTCTTCCAGCAGCATCGGTGAATGCAGGGATGCCTTTGCGCAGACCATCTGGTACTGGTGTACCTGCACATGTCAGAGGAGAGCTAAATACTGCAATTATTGGACTTGGCGATGATGGAGGGTATGGTGGTGGATGGGTTCCTCTTGTTGCTCTTAAGAAGGTTCTCAGAGGCATTCTAAAATACCTTGGGGTGCTGTGGCTCTTTGCTCAGTTGCCGGACCTTCTGAAGGAAATTTTGGGATCAATTCTGAAAGATAATGAAGGTGCATTGCTGAATTTGGATCAGGAGCAGCCAGCCTTACGCTTCTTCGTGGG GGGCTATGTATTTGCTGTTAGCGTTCACAGGGTTCAACTTCTCTTGCAAGTTATTAGTGTCAAGAGGTTTCATCAGTCGCAACAGCAGCAACAGCAAAATCCCGGAAATGCCCAGGAGGAATTAACTCAATCAGAAATAGGAGAAATATGTGATTACTTCAGCCGCCGTGTTGCGTCAGAGCCATATGACGCTTCTCGTGTTGCATCATTCATTACACTTTTGACGTTACCTATTTCTGTTTTGAGAGAATTCCTGAAACTCATTGCATGGAAGAAAGGGTTGTCTCAAGTGCAAGGGGGTGATATGGTCCCTACACAAAAATCCCGTATTGAATTGTGCCTTGAGAATCATGCTGGATATAGTATTGTTGGTAGCTCAGAAAATTCATCCGCATCCAAAAGCAATATTCACTATGATCGGGCTCACAATTCTGTCGATTTTGCACTGACGGTTGTTCTTGATCATGCACACATACCTCATATTAACGCCGCTGGTGGTGCTGCTTGGTTGCCTTACTGTGTGTCTGTTAGGTTGAAATATGCATTTGGTGAGAATCCAAATGTATTGTTTCTAGGAATGGAGGGGAGCCATGGTGGACGGGCTTGCTGGCTGAGAGTTGATGATTGGGAAAGATGCAAACAAAGAGTAGCTCGAACTGTAGAAGTGAATGGAAATTCTGCTGGTGATGCGAATCAGGGAAGATTAAGGGTTGTAGCAGACAGTGTTCAACGAACACTGCATGCCTACCTTCAGGGGCTGAGGGATGGTGGTGGGGTTGCTGCAGGCATTGGATCGTGA
- the LOC129886331 gene encoding mediator of RNA polymerase II transcription subunit 14 isoform X3, which translates to MGELGQQTVDFSALVSRAAEESYVTLKELVEKCKSSNLSDSEKKIGILKYVVKTQQRMLRLNVLSKWCQQVPLIQYSQQLASTLSSHDTCFTQAADSLFFMHEGLQQARAPIYDVPSAVEVLLTGSYERLPKCIEDVGSQSTLNDDQQKPALKKLDALVRSKLLEVSLPKDITEVKVSDGTVLLRVDGEFKVLVTLGYRGHLSMWRILHMELLVGERSGPKKLDDFRRHALGDDLERRMAAADHPFMTLYSILHELCVALVMDTVIRQVQTLRQGRWKDAIRFELITDGSTGQGGSAGSSQTSQDGESDSASLRTPGLKILYWLDLDKNSGTSEIGTCPFIKIEPGPDLRIKCLHSTFVIDPLTGKEAEFSLDQSCIDIEKLLLRVICCNRYTRLLEIFKELEKNGQICRVPGDVQLQCHVEEMLADSRKKDKKFDSREYQGQEVLRVRAFGSSFFTLAINIRNGRFILHSSKNVISSSVVVESEEALNQGSMSAAEAFISLRSKSILHLFACIGKFLGLEVFEHGSVAVKVPKSISFGTNLLLMGFPECGSSYFLLMELDKDFKPVFKLLESQSDSPAKAQSLADLSNVVRVKTIDIGRMQICEDELNLSLLNSKKLLSVLPSDGSSHQTSENSLLADFSLEGSIVASTVQSTFCSIVDEVFELEKGSSVPSFSGQIPPSTFSASPASHFGSGVSNYQSLKVGTLSPKWDRGTANYSNSMYKGVIQSGVGSYTSLDEDQLTVSANRSARLLSPPQRVSASSGKASGLRNSAGGTLPGGFRTSDSNSLVLSPGSQTIDSATCTKSEQDAASRYNILPRKRTLSDLLDSLPSLKSMQSNEGSYKRRKLVESSGTHLPKSLMLISSDISGKTEECSYGSLIAEANKGNAPSSIYVSSLLHVVRHCSLCIKHARLTSQMEALDIPYVEEVGLRSASSNLWFRVPFARDDTWQHICLRLGRPGSMYWDVKINDQHFQDLWELQRGSNSTPWDSGIRIANTSDADSHIRYDCEGVVLSYYSVNADSIKKLVADIQRLSNARTFAIGMRKLLGARADEKCEENNANSESKAPSALKGATDATDRISEQMRKQFRIEAVGLMSLWFSFGSGVLARFVVEWESGKEGCTMHVSPDQLWPHTKFLEDFINGAEVASLLDCIRLTAGPLHALAAATRPARAAPVSGVPGVAAPISSVAKQTGYVPSLPSNVSSSINQPAPGPGVNPVPATVGTLGTHSHPSAAMLAAAAAAAGRGGPGIVPSSLLPIDVSVVLRGPYWIRIIYRKKFAVDMRCFAGDQVWLQPATPPKGGPEVGGSLPCPQFRPFIMEHVAQELNGIDSSFTGSQQAVGLTNSNSLSAGSQLPAANTNRTNLSNSTGLARPANALTSFNRTANGLPAASVNAGMPLRRPSGTGVPAHVRGELNTAIIGLGDDGGYGGGWVPLVALKKVLRGILKYLGVLWLFAQLPDLLKEILGSILKDNEGALLNLDQEQPALRFFVGGYVFAVSVHRVQLLLQVISVKRFHQSQQQQQQNPGNAQEELTQSEIGEICDYFSRRVASEPYDASRVASFITLLTLPISVLREFLKLIAWKKGLSQVQGGDMVPTQKSRIELCLENHAGYSIVGSSENSSASKSNIHYDRAHNSVDFALTVVLDHAHIPHINAAGGAAWLPYCVSVRLKYAFGENPNVLFLGMEGSHGGRACWLRVDDWERCKQRVARTVEVNGNSAGDANQGRLRVVADSVQRTLHAYLQGLRDGGGVAAGIGS; encoded by the exons ATGGGGGAATTAGGGCAGCAGACGGTGGATTTCTCGGCACTGGTAAGCCGAGCAGCTGAGGAGTCGTATGTTACGTTGAAGGAGTTGGTGGAGAAGTGCAAGTCATCTAATCTATCCGATTCTGAGAAGAAAATTGGGATTCTTAAATACGTAGTTAAGACTCAGCAACGAATGCTCCGTCTCAATGTCCTCTCCAAGTGGTGCCAGCAG GTCCCCTTGATACAATACAGTCAGCAACTTGCATCAACTTTATCTAGTCATGATACATGTTTCACCCAAGCTGCCGACTCGTTGTTTTTTATGCATGAAGGACTACAACAAGCTCGTGCTCCCATCTATGATGTTCCTTCAGCTGTTGAAGTTCTTCTTACTGGAAGTTATGAGCGTTTGCCAAAATGTATTGAAGATGTAGGCTCGCAGAGCACATTAAATGACGACCAGCAAAAACCAGCATTAAAGAAATTAGACGCACTGGTTAGGTCGAAACTCCTTGAAGTTTCGCTTCCTAAGGACATTACTGAAGTCAAAGTTTCTGATGGTACTGTTCTGCTTCGTGTGGATGGAGAATTTAAGGTTCTAGTTACCCTTGGTTACCGAGGACACTTGTCAATGTGGAGGATATTGCATATGGAGCTCCTTGTTGGTGAGAGAAGTGGCCCTAAGAAGCTGGATGACTTTCGGCGGCATGCTCTTGGTGATGATTTAGAACGCAGAATGGCTGCTGCAGACCATCCATTTATGACCTTATACTCCATCTTGCATGAGCTTTGTGTGGCACTTGTTATGGACACAGTCATAAGGCAAGTGCAAACACTTCGTCAGGGCAGGTGGAAAGATGCTATCCGTTTTGAGCTCATAACTGATGGTAGTACTGGACAGGGTGGTAGTGCTGGCTCCTCACAAACATCACAAGATGGGGAGTCTGACTCTGCCAGTTTGCGTACTCCTGGGCTGAAGATTTTGTATTGGTTGGATTTGGATAAGAACTCTGGAACATCCGAAATTGGAACATGCCCATTTATAAAAATTGAACCTGGACCGGATCTGCGAATTAAGTGTCTTCATAGCACATTTGTTATTGATCCTCTGACAGGAAAAGAAGCAGAATTTTCCCTTGACCAGAGTTGTATTGACATTGAGAAGTTGCTGCTAAGGGTGATATGCTGCAATCGCTATACTCGTTTGCTAGAGATTTTTAAAGAACTTGAGAAAAATGGTCAGATCTGTAGAGTTCCCGGCGATGTTCAGCTTCAATGCCATGTAGAAGAAATGCTTGCCGATTCTCGAAAG AAGGATAAAAAGTTTGACAGCAGGGAATATCAAGGCCAGGAAGTCCTGCGTGTACGTGCCTTCGGCTCATCGTTTTTCACCCTTGCAATAAACATAAG GAATGGACGCTTCATTCTTCACTCATCCAAGAATGTTATATCATCATCAGTAGTTGTTGAGTCTGAAGAGGCCCTAAACCAGGGAAGTATGTCAGCTGCTGAGGCTTTTATTAGCTTGAGAAGCAAAAGCATTTTACATTTGTTTGCGTGCATTGGAAAGTTCTTAGGCCTTGAG GTCTTTGAACATGGGTCTGTGGCAGTTAAGGTGCCAAAGAGCATTTCTTTTGGTACGAATTTGTTGCTTATGGGTTTTCCAGAATGTGGAAGCTCATACTTTTTGCTGATGGAACTTGACAAAGATTTCAAACCTGTGTTCAAATTGCTAGAAAGTCAGTCAGATTCTCCAGCAAAAGCTCAATCTCTTGCTGATCTGAGTAACGTGGTTCGTGTAAAAACTATTGACATTGGTAGGATGCAGATATGTGAGGACGAGCTCAATTTGAGTCTTCTCAACAGCAAGAAACTGCTGTCAGTTTTACCTAGTGATGGCAGCAGTCACCAAACATCTGAAAATAGTCTTCTTGCCGACTTCAGCTTGGAAGGCTCTATAGTTGCTTCCACTGTGCAATCAACATTTTGTTCTATTGTTGATGAAGTATTCGAACTTGAGAAAGGGTCCTCTGTCCCTTCTTTCTCTGGTCAAATTCCTCCATCAACATTCAGTGCTTCTCCTGCATCTCATTTTGGCTCTGGTGTTTCTAATTATCAGAGTCTTAAAGTTGGAACACTGTCACCTAAGTGGGATCGAGGAACAGCAAACTACAGTAACTCCATGTACAAGGGCGTCATACAATCAG GAGTTGGATCTTATACATCGTTGGATGAAGACCAGCTGACTGTATCTGCAAATCGGTCAGCTCGGCTCCTATCTCCACCACAGCGAGTCTCTGCATCAAGTGGAAAAGCTAGTGGCCTTAGAAACTCTGCTGGGGGAACTCTACCAGGTGGTTTCAGGACTTCTGACTCTAACTCATTGGTTTTAAGTCCCGGAT CCCAAACAATAGATTCAGCAACATGTACAAAGTCAGAGCAAGATGCAGCTTCCAGATATAACATTTTGCCCAGGAAGCGTACATTGTCAGATTTGTTGGATTCACTTCCATCACTTAAATCAATGCAGTCCAATGAAGGATCATATAAGCGAAGAAAACTTGTGGAGTCTTCTGGCACCCATCTACCTAAGTCACTGATGCTTATTTCTTCAGATATTTCTGGTAAAACTGAAGAGTGTAGCTATGGAAGTCTTATAGCTGAAGCTAATAAAGGGAATGCACCTTCTAGTATATATGTTTCTTCCCTTCTTCATGTAGTCAGGCATTGCTCACTATGTATCAAACATGCCCGGCTTACTAGTCAGATGGAGGCACTTGACATCCCATATGTTGAAGAAGTGGGTCTTAGAAGTGCATCCTCGAACTTATGGTTCCGAGTTCCATTTGCCAGAGATGACACCTGGCAACATATATGCCTGAGGCTAGGTAGACCTGGAAGTATGTACTGGGATGTGAAAATTAATGACCAGCACTTCCAGGATTTGTGGGAGCTTCAGAGAGGAAGCAATAGTACTCCATGGGATTCTGGCATTCGGATTGCCAATACATCTGATGCAGATTCTCATATTCGTTATGATTGTGAAGGTGTTGTTTTGAGCTATTATTCGGTTAATGCTGATAGTATAAAGAAGTTAGTGGCTGATATCCAAAGACTATCTAATGCTCGAACATTTGCAATTGGAATGCGAAAGTTGCTTGGTGCTAGGGCTGATGAGAAGTGTGAAGAAAATAATGCTAATTCTGAAAGTAAAGCACCATCTGCACTTAAAGGCGCTACTGATGCAACTGATAGAATTTCCGAACAGATGAGAAAGCAATTCAGAATTGAGGCAGTAGGACTGATGAGTCTCTGGTTCAGTTTCGGTTCTGGGGTGCTTGCTCGCTTCGTGGTTGAATGGGAATCTGGTAAAGAGGGCTGCACAATGCATGTTTCACCTGATCAACTTTGGCCACATACAAAG TTTCTTGAAGATTTCATCAATGGTGCTGAAGTTGCATCCCTTTTGGACTGCATCCGTCTCACTGCAGGACCTTTGCATGCACTTGCTGCGGCAACGCGGCCGGCACGAGCAGCTCCTGTTTCTGGTGTTCCTGGTGTTGCAGCGCCTATTTCTTCTGTTGCAAAGCAGACTGGTTATGTTCCATCTTTACCAAGCAATGTAAGCTCTAGCATAAATCAACCTGCACCCGGACCTGGAGTTAATCCTGTTCCAGCTACTGTGGGTACACTTGGCACACACAGCCATCCTAGTGCTGCAATGTTGGCAGCTGCAGCTGCAGCTGCTGGAAGAGGTGGTCCTGGCATTGTTCCGAGTTCACTGCTGCCAATAGATGTTTCTGTGGTACTTCGTGGTCCTTACTGGATTCGCATCATTTATCGAAAAAAATTTGCTGTTGACATGAGGTGCTTTGCTGGAGATCAGGTTTGGTTGCAACCAGCAACACCACCTAAAGGGGGGCCAGAAGTTGGAGGATCTCTGCCATGTCCACAATTTCGACCTTTCATCATGGAACATGTTGCCCAGGAGCTGAATGGAATTGACTCTAGCTTTACTGGTTCTCAACAAGCAGTTGGATTGACTAACTCAAATAGTTTAAGTGCTGGTTCACAACTTCCAGCTGCAAATACAAACAGGACTAATCTCTCTAATTCTACTGGATTAGCTCGTCCAGCAAACGCTCTAACTAGTTTCAACCGTACTGCAAATGGTCTTCCAGCAGCATCGGTGAATGCAGGGATGCCTTTGCGCAGACCATCTGGTACTGGTGTACCTGCACATGTCAGAGGAGAGCTAAATACTGCAATTATTGGACTTGGCGATGATGGAGGGTATGGTGGTGGATGGGTTCCTCTTGTTGCTCTTAAGAAGGTTCTCAGAGGCATTCTAAAATACCTTGGGGTGCTGTGGCTCTTTGCTCAGTTGCCGGACCTTCTGAAGGAAATTTTGGGATCAATTCTGAAAGATAATGAAGGTGCATTGCTGAATTTGGATCAGGAGCAGCCAGCCTTACGCTTCTTCGTGGG GGGCTATGTATTTGCTGTTAGCGTTCACAGGGTTCAACTTCTCTTGCAAGTTATTAGTGTCAAGAGGTTTCATCAGTCGCAACAGCAGCAACAGCAAAATCCCGGAAATGCCCAGGAGGAATTAACTCAATCAGAAATAGGAGAAATATGTGATTACTTCAGCCGCCGTGTTGCGTCAGAGCCATATGACGCTTCTCGTGTTGCATCATTCATTACACTTTTGACGTTACCTATTTCTGTTTTGAGAGAATTCCTGAAACTCATTGCATGGAAGAAAGGGTTGTCTCAAGTGCAAGGGGGTGATATGGTCCCTACACAAAAATCCCGTATTGAATTGTGCCTTGAGAATCATGCTGGATATAGTATTGTTGGTAGCTCAGAAAATTCATCCGCATCCAAAAGCAATATTCACTATGATCGGGCTCACAATTCTGTCGATTTTGCACTGACGGTTGTTCTTGATCATGCACACATACCTCATATTAACGCCGCTGGTGGTGCTGCTTGGTTGCCTTACTGTGTGTCTGTTAGGTTGAAATATGCATTTGGTGAGAATCCAAATGTATTGTTTCTAGGAATGGAGGGGAGCCATGGTGGACGGGCTTGCTGGCTGAGAGTTGATGATTGGGAAAGATGCAAACAAAGAGTAGCTCGAACTGTAGAAGTGAATGGAAATTCTGCTGGTGATGCGAATCAGGGAAGATTAAGGGTTGTAGCAGACAGTGTTCAACGAACACTGCATGCCTACCTTCAGGGGCTGAGGGATGGTGGTGGGGTTGCTGCAGGCATTGGATCGTGA